The sequence GGCGGAACGGCGCAGAAGCGCGCGGATGCGTGCCAGCACCTCCTCCATGTGGAAGGGCTTGGCGACGTAATCGTCGGCGCCGGCATCGAAGCCCTGCACCTTGTCGCTCCAGCGGTCGCGCGCGGTGAGAATCAGCACCGGCATTTTCCGCCCCGCCCGCCGCCAGGCTTCCAGCACCGAGAGCCCGTCCATCTTCGGCAGGCCGATATCGAGCACCACGGCGTCATAAGGCTCGGTATCGCCAAGGAAATGGCCTTCCTCGCCGTCAAAGGCACGGTCGACGGCATAGCCGGCCTCGACCAGCGCCTCATGCATCTGGCGGTTCAGATCGGGATCGTCCTCGACGACAAGCAGGCGCACGGCATTTCCTCACGCACACCGCGCGGGGGCACGCGGCGGCCTGAGCATGCCACCGTGCGGGGCGGATGTCAGGGGTGGGGTTGCGTCACCCCTTCCCCCGCCAGCCGCACCGTTCCCGGCCCACCGCATTATGCGCCTTCACCTGGCGGAGGGTGGGGTCAGTGTCCTCCATCGCCCAGCTGATCGGCCGGAAGGCCCCGCACGCGCCCCTCGTCGCGGCGGAAGGTGTCGTCGTCGCGCAGCCGGCCGTCGTCAGCGTTGCGGCGATCAGCAGCAGCCCGCGCGCCATTCGCGCGCGCGATCGTCTCCAGCACATCCCGTTCTCCTTGCGCGAGACAGGCCGCCCGGCCTTCCCGGTGGCCCTTGAGATAGATTGCGCCCGCCAGCGCGAGCGCGGCCAACAGCAGCGCGGCGCCGCGCCCGAGCGGGCTCGCCAGCAGGCCGATGAGCGCCGTCACGGCGTCACCTCGCCGGCGCGGATGCGCGTGAGCGCCCCACGCAGCGTCAGCGCCACCCCGGCCAGCATCAGTGCCGCGAACAGCCATTTCAGCGGTTCGGCGAAGCTAGCCAGCGGGGCGAGGCGGTCCGCCTGCTCCGCCACCACGGCGCCGAGCACGCCGGCACCGCTGATGAGCCCGCCGGCGCCATCGGCGGTGCGCGCGAGCCGCGTATCGGTGGGGCGGGCGCGGGCGGCGCCGCCGGTCTCGCGCGCCGGCTTCGGTGTCGCCGCGCCGGCCAGCGCCTTGGCCGCCGCCCGCACCTCGGCAACGCGGCGGGTCCAGCCAGCGCCGAAGGTCGGGAAGGTGCGCAGGCCGCGCAGCATGGCGAGCCGCCGGTCGCACAGCGCGTCGATCAGCGGGGCGGGTGGCCGGCCGTCCAGCGCCGCCAGCGTCGCCTCGCCCACCTGACCGTCCGCCGTGACACCGAGCGTGCGCTGCAGCCATTTTGCCGCCTGCGCCGGCCCGGAATTCACCGCCGCGTCGAACAGCGCATAGTCGAGCCCGGCCGGCAGGTCGTCGGCGCGCACCGCGTCCCAGTACTGGCGCCGGTAGATCGCCGCCACCTCGTCCGGCGCGATGCGCCGCACAGGGCGCACGGGCTGCTGATGGCGACGACGCCAGCCATCATAGACGCGCTGGGTGATGCCCTGCATGGTCGCCCCGCCGGGATCGGCGGGGTGGTCGGCGTAGCCATCCTCATGAACGAGCACGCGTTTCAGCGCCCCGTCGAAGCCCGACGCGGTCATGCATGACTCCACTGCAAAATTTTAGGGGTGATTTCTGGGGATTAACGTTATGTTAACGATCTCACTACCGGAGCACGGTTGCAAAAATACCCGGATTCCAAGACCCTTTTTGAGAATGGCTGGCTACCGGCAAGGGGCACCGCACGGCATGGCAACAGAAGATCGACTCGTTGAAGACCTGCGGGGCATTTTCGATGAAGCCCGCCGGAGCTCCGGTCAGGTGCA comes from Ancylobacter polymorphus and encodes:
- a CDS encoding glycoside hydrolase family 108 protein, which translates into the protein MTASGFDGALKRVLVHEDGYADHPADPGGATMQGITQRVYDGWRRRHQQPVRPVRRIAPDEVAAIYRRQYWDAVRADDLPAGLDYALFDAAVNSGPAQAAKWLQRTLGVTADGQVGEATLAALDGRPPAPLIDALCDRRLAMLRGLRTFPTFGAGWTRRVAEVRAAAKALAGAATPKPARETGGAARARPTDTRLARTADGAGGLISGAGVLGAVVAEQADRLAPLASFAEPLKWLFAALMLAGVALTLRGALTRIRAGEVTP
- a CDS encoding response regulator transcription factor, translated to MRLLVVEDDPDLNRQMHEALVEAGYAVDRAFDGEEGHFLGDTEPYDAVVLDIGLPKMDGLSVLEAWRRAGRKMPVLILTARDRWSDKVQGFDAGADDYVAKPFHMEEVLARIRALLRRSAGHAASELTCGPVMLDTRSGRVTVNGRQVKLTSHEHRLLAYLMHHTGRVVSRTELVEHLYDQDFDRDSNTIEVFVGRLRKKLEVDVIQTVRGLGYLLVAPEAMREAPR